A single region of the Lycium barbarum isolate Lr01 chromosome 2, ASM1917538v2, whole genome shotgun sequence genome encodes:
- the LOC132629284 gene encoding dirigent protein 19-like translates to MHVPLYLSPSKSNSMAKLLSFFSTIFILLSLVISSATGEVDEYAFGKSINRKSKGIKREKLSHFKFYFHDIGSGTKPTSVVIVPPPKNTTITGFGRMNMIDNALTLGPKLSSKIIGRAQGFYGSSSLSELSLLMVMNFEFIEGKYNGSSLAVLGRNPAFETVREMPVIGGSGLFRFARGYVQARTHSLDLKTKDATVQYDAYVLHY, encoded by the coding sequence ATGCATGTTCCATTATACTTATCACCCAGCAAATCTAATTCCATGGCTAAACTCCTCTCCTTCTTCAGTACTATCTTCATTCTCCTTTCTCTCGTAATTTCTTCGGCCACCGGAGAAGTTGATGAATACGCGTTCGGAAAATCTATAAATAGAAAATCCAAGGGTATAAAAAGAGAAAAACTTAGCCATTTCAAATTCTATTTTCATGACATCGGTAGTGGCACAAAACCAACATCAGTTGTGATCGTACCACCACCAAAAAACACCACAATCACAGGTTTTGGCAGAATGAACATGATTGACAATGCCCTAACCCTAGGACCAAAATTGAGTTCCAAGATTATTGGAAGGGCACAAGGTTTTTATGGTTCATCTTCACTAAGTGAACTAAGTTTATTAATGGTCATGAATTTTGAATTTATTGAAGGGAAATATAACGGTAGCTCGTTGGCGGTGCTTGGCCGGAATCCTGCATTCGAGACGGTCCGGGAGATGCCGGTGATCGGTGGCAGTGGGCTTTTCCGATTTGCTAGAGGTTATGTTCAAGCAAGGACTCACTCATTGGATCTGAAAACTAAGGATGCCACTGTTCAGTATGATGCTTATGTGTTACACTATTAA